The genomic interval ttttagaataatgGTCACCACTAGCAGCATATCTCAGTGACACAGAATAGGGTCACAAAATTTCCTTCATTGTGTGACATATTCAACCTGCTCAACAGACTCCATCTGTCTGTTTAGGGGAGAATGACAGTGTGTTTAGTTTGGCATGTAAAGTGGCTACATTCAAAGCCAAACTGGAATGATGGGGGTGGCAAGTGAACATTGGAATTTTTGATATTTCAAGCATTAGCAGAGATTTTGAAAGAGACTGAGTCAGAGCTTTCTTTCTCCTAGCTGGTGTATGATCACCAATGCAGTTCagaagggttccagtttctccatatccttgccaacatttgttactttccgtttctctctatatatgattaaaacacacacacacacacacgtatgtttgttagccataataacaaatgtgaaatagaatattgtggtttggatttttatttcctaacatgttgagcatcttttcatgtgcttattagagTCCACTGGTATACCTTCTATAGAGAAATGTATGTTCAAGTCCTTTgtgcattttttaattaaattgtttttttcttattgttgagttataggaatacttaatatattttggatattaaccctttatcagatacataATTAGAAAATTTTTTCCTAGTCTTACCTTTATATTCTGCTGATGTCATCTTTGACGTACAgaagattttatttgtttattttggccacactgctcagcttgtggagtcttagttccccaaccagggattgaacccaggccccagtaGTGAGcatgccaagtcctaaccactggactgccaggaattcTCCAAGAAGCTTTTAATCTTGATGAAATAcaattatttgtctattttttcctttgtttcctatGTTTTTGGTATTCTATTCCAGAAATCAGTGGTAAATCCTAAGTCATGAGGCTTTtgtcctatattttcttctaagaattttatagttttcggtcttatatttaagtcatatattcattttgagttaaattttgtgtatggtgttacacACATGAAGGGTCcaacttcatgtttttttttttttgcacctgcatatccaattttcccagcactatttgttgaaaagactatcttttccccattgaatggtcttggcacccttgtcgAAAATCACCCTCATATGCGAAGGTTTGTTTTCAGActtcctattctgttccattggtctatatgtacCTTTATGCCGGTACCATGATGCTTCCATACTGTAACTTTgtataagttttgaaattgggaagtaTGAGTATTCCaactttgttcctctttttcaaaattattttgacttTACAGGGTCTCTTgagatttcatataaattttaacctgagtttttctatttctgccccAAAATGGCATTGGAATTTTCATGGGGCTTGCATTTAATCTCtagatcactttgggtagtatTGACATCTTATCAATATTAAATCTTATAATCTAtaaatatttgatgtttttccATTTACCTTCGTCTTCTTTATACAgtgtttgtagttttcagtgtattaatcttttacttcctttgagttaattcctaagtattttattctttttaatgctatagtaaataaaatctttttctctatttccatTTTGACTTGTTAATTGTTAGAATATAAAAACAACTGATTTTGTGTAGATTTTTTTATCCTGCCACTTTGCTGAGTTTGTGTATTCTATCAGTTCTTTTGTTGAATCTTTAGATTTTCTgtatataagatcatgtcatctgttgcaaactattatatagagtggacaaacaacaaagtcctactgtaaaacacaaggaactatgttcaatatcctgtggtaaaccataagtaatggaaaagaatatgaaaaaaaaatgtatatattgggttggccaaaaaggtcatttgggtttttccataagatgttacagaaatgtttgaacgaactttttggtcaacccaatttatgtatgtgctgtgtgcttagttgctgttgtgtccgactccacaaccccatggactgtagcctgccagattcctctgaccatggggattctccaggcaagaatactggagtgggttgccatgccctcctccaggggatcttcccaacccaggaatcaaacctaggtctcccgcattataggcagattctttatcatctgataaCTGAATTATggtggtacagcagaaattaacacaccatTATATGTCAGCTGTACTTCAATaagataaattttgaaaaagaccATGTCCTCTGTGACTAAGATCATTTTACTTATTCCTTTCCAGTTTAGATACTctatttttcttgcctgattgttCTGGCTGGAAATTCCAATACTGGGTTGAAGTGGTAAAAGtgggcatccttatcttgttcctgatctcagaggaaaAGATTACAGTCTTTTTCCATTGAATATGACGTTAATTGTGTGTTCTTTAAGGATAGTGTTTATTGTGTTGGGGTAGTTTCCCTCTAGTCCCAGTTTTGTTCTttaatgaaaaggtgttgaattttgagttttgttAGGTGCACTTTTCTACATCACTTGAGATGACTGTGTTGTTTTGTgtcttcattctgttaatgtgatATGTTGCTTTAGTTGGTTTTCATATGTTAAATCATTCTTGCATGCCAGGGATAAATTTCATTTGGTCATGGCAtataatcattttaatgtgcTGGATTCTCTTTTCTAGTACTTTATTGAGgattttaaaatcaatatatgTAACGAATATTGGTCTTtagctttcttttcttgtagGGTTTTTGTCTGATTTTATTATCAGGGCAATGCTGGCTTCATAGAATAAGTTAGAAAGTATTGCTGCCTCTTTTGGTTTTTTGGAAGCATTTCAGAAGGAGTGGTGTTAGTTCTTTAATGTTTGGTAGGCAGTAAAGCCATCTGGTAAGAGCTGttttttgtaattattatttttattgggaGGTGTTGATTACTGACTCAGTTGCTTTTCAAGATATatatctgttcagattttctacttCATAATTCAGTTTGGGTAGgttttttgtttctatgaatttgtccaTATTTTCTAGGCTCTCCAGTTTTTTGCCATACAATTATCCATAGTTTTtccttataatcctttttattttaatctgtGGTAATGTCACCACtcacatttctgattttagtaatgtgtgtcttttcccttttattcttaGTCTcactaaaggtttatcaattttctaGGTATTTTCAGATAACTGATTTTggatttcttgatttttctctattgtttttctattttatgtggCTAGGCTCttacctttattatttccttccttctgctagctTTGGGTTGAGTTTGTTTTTTCTGGTTCCTTAAGTagtaaattatgtttttaagtacttctttaaattttcttcctaGCACTGTTTTCACTATACCCCATAAGTTTTAgtaagttgtgttttcattttcattcatgtataaacattttctaatttctcccTGATTAGACATGGTATAAAGGGGGAAAATATTAACCTACTCTCTCCTCTTGCAAGAAATtaacagaaagtaaaagaaaatataatttttacttttattatagaAAAGTTTAAACATATAtgaaagtagagaaaataataTAAGGAATTCCTGTGTGTCTATCACCCAGTTCCAACATTTATTAACTtactgtcatttttatttcatccatACCATTGGTTCTCTACCAGGGGTGATTTTATCATTTCAGTGCTTCAGTgtcttgaaatatttttgagtgtTACAACTTGAGAGAGGATAGGAGTGGTGAAAAGAGTAGGTACTATTGCACAGGCCatcactgaaaaacaaagaattatccagcgtAAAATGTCAGCTGAAGTTGAGAAATCCTGCAGGATttaaaatatctatctatctatacacacacacacacacacatgcaatttaatacctttatatttttgtaatatttaatcattttatccATGAATAAGAGAGGTTTTGCTATTGGTTCAGGTATACTTTAATGACATTCAagactgttttaaatttttcttcatataagtttttcatatttcttgtgAATTTATTTCCCTAAATTTTTTGTATAAATGAAGGTTATTGATTttagtatgttaattttatatcctgctatGTCACTGATCAAGTTTTATCATTGATTCTCTGAGGTTTAATTTTAGATGTAGCATTAATAGCATCAGCAAATAGAAGtagtttaattttctctttactcATCCTTATGCCTCTTTATACACAAAGCCAAAAGACTTTGCTTGTATACTTGTATTGGTTAATACATCTAGTaccatgttgaatagaagtgaagGTAGttgacatccttgccttgttcttgATCATGGTGGAAATGTCTCTAGAGTTTCTTCATTAAATAAGATACTGACTTTAGGACTAAAGTGTATGTACTTTATCTTGTTGAGGAAGTATCCTTCAATTCCTGTTTTCTTGCATGTGTTTATTATTAATGGCGCTGAATTTTTTTAAGGCTTTCTCCTTGTCTCTAGATATACTCAGTTTTTTCCCTTAAATACATATTATGGTATACTATGGTAAGTGGTATAATAAGGGGAATAGATTGGTGGGGCTCAGAGTCAGGAAAGGGTGACAGACAAGCTAACATTGGAACTGATTCTGAAGGCTACAGAGAAGTTTGACATGTAGGAAAAGTAGGGAAGATATTCAAGATTAGAAATAATTACAGAAATGAGAATGATGTCATGGAGATAATTTATGAGCCTGTCTTATGCTTTGGGTGCTAGACTGCATTTCCCAGTTCATACTTCTCTGATCCCTTCTCTCCATTCTCCTGGTCATGCATACATGCTCACCTTCTTTAAATGAGGATCCCTTATTTTACTCACCCTAATACATCATCTCTTATtcattattgttttatatatacagtgttactttcctattttttcctcttcctagTTTTTTTATCCAGAAAGTGAGTCCTTATTTAGATATCATTAATATTTATTCCTTCTATACATTTAGTCTCAGCTAATCATGTGAATCATTGgcacttcctttttttatttttttcagaatgtaaGAGCAGTAAAACCACAAAGGCAACTCAAACTCAAGACTCATCATTTTCGGGGCTAATAAGGAAAACACTCAAAAAGGATGAACCATGGAATTTCATATCAGAAAACCCCTGCATATATGAAGACAgaataaagaaacagaaggaCAAAAGTGAAAGTTTACAAATAATTTCAGTCACCCATACAAAAATCCTCACTGCAGAAagaagccataaaaataatgacttTGGCCAAAATTTCAGCCTGAAATCAGTGTTTGTTAAGCAACAGAGGAGTGCTAGAGAAAAAACACCCTCAAAATATGAAATACAAAGGAATAGCTTCAGGCAGGATTCAAATGTACTTAACCAGTCGAAAATAAAGACAGCAGAAAAACGCCATAAATGTAACATATGTGAAAAAGCCTTCATTCACAAGTCATCCCTTCGTAAACATCAGAAAAACCATTCTGGAGAGAAATTATTTCAATGTGATGAATGTTTGAAAGCCTTCAGCCAAAGTTCAGCTCTTATTCAACATCAAAGaactcatactggagagaaaccctatatATGTAAAgagtgtgggaaagccttcagccATAGTGCGTCCCTTTATAAACACGTAAAAATACATACTGTGGAAAAATCCtacaaatgtaaagaatgtggtaAATCCTTTGGCAGAAGGTCTGCCCTTTTTATACATCAAAAAATTCATGCTCAAGACAATCCCCACAAATATAACCCAGGAAGGAAGGCAGCCACTTGCAACCTTCCTGGATGTCAGAGAATTCATTCAAGAAAGAAGTCCTATTTATGTAACGAATGTGGCAACACCTTTAAGTCTAGTTCATCCCTTCGTTACCACCAGAGaattcacacaggagagaaacctttTAAATGTGGTGAATGTGGGAGAGCCTTCAGTCAGAGTGCATCTCTCATTCAACATGAAAGAATTCACACCGGAGAAAAGCCTTACAGATGTAATGAATGTGAAAAAGGTTTCACTTCTATTTCACGACTTAATAGGCATAGAataattcatactggagagaagttGTATAATTGTAATGAGTGTGGTAAAGCCTTAAGTTCCCACTCAACACTCATTATTcatcagcgaattcatactggagagaaaccatgtaAATGTAAAgtgtgtgggaaagccttcagacAAAGTTCTGCTCTCATTCAACATCAGAGAATGCACACTGGAGAAAGACCCTATAAATGTAATGAGTGTGGGAAAACATTCAGGTGTAATTCATCCCTTAGTAATCATCACAGaattcacacaggagagaaaccatatcGATGTCTGGAATGTGGGATATCTTTTGGGCAAAGTGCAGCTCTTCTTCAACATCAAAGGATTCATACAGGAGAAAAACCCTTTGTGTGTATTACCTGTGGGAAAACTTTTAGGCAGAGCTCATCACTTATTGCACAtcaaagaattcatactggagagaaaccctatgaatgtaatgCATGCGGGAAACTCTTCAGCCAGAGGTCATCCCTTACGAACCATTATAAAATTCACATTGAAGAGGACCCCTTCAAAGTAGATTTGCATGTGTGAAACCCTTAAACCAAAGGTCATTAGAATAAAATTGATCTCACATATCTGTGGGTTCTACATCTACTGGTTCAAATAACTGcaaatttaaaatactaaaaaaatagttttcagaAATAtccaaaagcaaaatttgaatttgccaCACACTGGCAACTATTTTCATAAGCATTTGCACTGTATTAGGTATTTCAAGTaatttagagatgatttaaacTTTATAagaggatgtgcataggttaCATGCAAATTCTATGCCATTTTACATAAGGGACTTGATCATCttcagattttggtatctgtttgggggaggggggtcctGGAATCAGTCCACTACAGATAGTGTGGGACAACTGTATACACACTTGAGAATGACTTAGTAAATGTAATGAATACGATAAAGCTTCAATTTTAATCTAGTCCTTATCAGTTATTTAATTTTAAggaaaagctttgactgtgtaaTAAATATGTGGACTACTTTAATACCTgtcagtcactttttaaaatatcctgAGACAAATAAATCACAATTCAAAATACTGATTTTGGCCATTTGTAAGATAAATGTGaggtttttctgtctctttatacAGTGTTACACACTATATACAACACGTAAACAGAAAAAATCTGTGTGTAAAGGTGCTGAATTTCTCATTAGAAACTCACCAACTGCATAAGCTTAATACCATGTCTCTTACAACTAACATTTTAATAGCAAACAAAGtcttaaaatatatgcatttttagAGCAAAGGACCaaataatagataaaaataaactgcAAACTACCTCAGCCTCTGCAACTTACTTTTCCTAAATTGCTGTCAAACTTGGTGCATGGTTTTCATCAAAAAAGAGGCCAAAAAACCCactctctgttcagttcagttcagttcagttcagtcgctcagtcgtgtctgactctttgcaaccccatgaactgcagcacgccaggcctccctgtccatcaccaactcccggagtccacccaaacccatgtccattgagtcggtgatgccatccaaccatctcatcctctgtcatccccttctcctcctgccctcaatctttcccagcatcagggtcttttcaaatgagtcagctctttgcatcaggtggccaaagtattggagtttcagcttcagaatcaatccttccaatgaacacccaggactgatctcctttaggatggactggttgggtctccttgcagtccaagggactctcaagagtcttctccaacaccacagttcaaaagcatcaattcttcagcactcagctttctttatagtccaactcttatgtccatacatgaccactggaaaaaccatagccttgactagatggacctttgttgacaaagtaatgtctctgcttttcaatatgctttctaggttggtcataactttctcttcctcctttatttttcttgttacttCCAAACTGCACCTAAGAGTGTTCCAAAATTTTTAcacaatttctaattttgtttcagcattatttttctttgcattgaagtCATATTTATCATATAACTTTATTTGCCCTGTTCTGTACAGCATGCTAATTTAAGTAGGAAAAATATAGTTTGATTAGATAATCACTTTaaagctattaatttttttttttagtttgctgCAGAAGTCCTAAGAACTTGTggcagtcttaaaaaggaatcaATTTCACGAAATAAAAGCATGTTTTCCCCACTTAAGATTTTCTAGTGTTTAAAAATCTCAGactccaaaggaaaataaaagaaggggaaaattTCTAAGCCTTTAAAAAACAGTTTACTCAGTAAATGCTTAACCCCAAGTGTGAGCCAGCTATTATTCTAGGCACTGGAACTCatacaagagaaaaagaataggCCTTCAGGAAGTCGTGATTTGACAGGCAAAAAGATGGAGTTGAAGAGAATAACAAATGAGTAAGCAGATTACAATGTGTTAAAGTAGTTTGCACAGGGAAACAGATGTGACAATGATACTATGTTATAGAACGCAAATGCTGTGTTTTTGTGCTGGATgcataaagagtctgaaaggaCTAGGGACAGTGAGGTCTGAGCCTCGTTTTGGAAGAATAATAAGAGTTCTCCAGGGAGTGAGATGAGTCCTTCAAGGAAAGGAAGCCACATAAGCAAACACAAAGGTGGGTGACAGCGTGACACATTTGTAGAACATCTGTTAAGTGGTGAGAATGACAGCTTGAAGCTTGAGAAATGGCAGAACCAAAGGTCTTACTTGCCATCCTAAAACATCTGAAATTGATTCAGAAATTTAT from Dama dama isolate Ldn47 chromosome 9, ASM3311817v1, whole genome shotgun sequence carries:
- the ZNF93 gene encoding zinc finger protein 93 isoform X1 — translated: MCSGASCGWNPGTTLLWLCGLGSDLQRLHPSSRETAQKEDMAAEQRETRSQVSVTFEDVAVLFTRDEWRKLAPSQRNLYQDVMLENYSNLVSLGLPFSKPEVISLLQQGEDPWKVEKEGPEGSSLECKSSKTTKATQTQDSSFSGLIRKTLKKDEPWNFISENPCIYEDRIKKQKDKSESLQIISVTHTKILTAERSHKNNDFGQNFSLKSVFVKQQRSAREKTPSKYEIQRNSFRQDSNVLNQSKIKTAEKRHKCNICEKAFIHKSSLRKHQKNHSGEKLFQCDECLKAFSQSSALIQHQRTHTGEKPYICKECGKAFSHSASLYKHVKIHTVEKSYKCKECGKSFGRRSALFIHQKIHAQDNPHKYNPGRKAATCNLPGCQRIHSRKKSYLCNECGNTFKSSSSLRYHQRIHTGEKPFKCGECGRAFSQSASLIQHERIHTGEKPYRCNECEKGFTSISRLNRHRIIHTGEKLYNCNECGKALSSHSTLIIHQRIHTGEKPCKCKVCGKAFRQSSALIQHQRMHTGERPYKCNECGKTFRCNSSLSNHHRIHTGEKPYRCLECGISFGQSAALLQHQRIHTGEKPFVCITCGKTFRQSSSLIAHQRIHTGEKPYECNACGKLFSQRSSLTNHYKIHIEEDPFKVDLHV
- the ZNF93 gene encoding zinc finger protein 93 isoform X2, yielding MAAEQRETRSQVSVTFEDVAVLFTRDEWRKLAPSQRNLYQDVMLENYSNLVSLGLPFSKPEVISLLQQGEDPWKVEKEGPEGSSLECKSSKTTKATQTQDSSFSGLIRKTLKKDEPWNFISENPCIYEDRIKKQKDKSESLQIISVTHTKILTAERSHKNNDFGQNFSLKSVFVKQQRSAREKTPSKYEIQRNSFRQDSNVLNQSKIKTAEKRHKCNICEKAFIHKSSLRKHQKNHSGEKLFQCDECLKAFSQSSALIQHQRTHTGEKPYICKECGKAFSHSASLYKHVKIHTVEKSYKCKECGKSFGRRSALFIHQKIHAQDNPHKYNPGRKAATCNLPGCQRIHSRKKSYLCNECGNTFKSSSSLRYHQRIHTGEKPFKCGECGRAFSQSASLIQHERIHTGEKPYRCNECEKGFTSISRLNRHRIIHTGEKLYNCNECGKALSSHSTLIIHQRIHTGEKPCKCKVCGKAFRQSSALIQHQRMHTGERPYKCNECGKTFRCNSSLSNHHRIHTGEKPYRCLECGISFGQSAALLQHQRIHTGEKPFVCITCGKTFRQSSSLIAHQRIHTGEKPYECNACGKLFSQRSSLTNHYKIHIEEDPFKVDLHV